The genomic interval CGCCGTCGCCGGGATGTCACACTCGTGCGCCCGGCGTCGTCTCCTCTGTGAACGCGGCACGACGCCGCGAAAGCCGAACAGCGGGAGCAGAGCATGTCGAACTCGAAGAAGATCGCGGTAGCCGGGGCGACCGGACGGTTGGGCCGCCATGTGGTGGACGTGCTGACCGAGCGGGGGCACGAGGTGGTGGCGTTCTCCCGGGCCGACGGTGTCGATATCGAAACCGGCGCGGGCCTGGCCGCGGCGCTGGACGGCGTGCGGGTTGTGATCGATGCCGCCAGCACCCCGTCCGCGGACAAGGACATCGCCACCCGGTTCTTCACCGCATCCGCGCGCAACCTGCATGCGGCGGGTCGGCAGGCAGGTGTGGAAAAGCTGGTCGCGGTGTCCATCATCGGCATCGACGATGCCGTCGGCGGCTACAACGCCGCGAAACTCGTGCACGAGCAGGTGTTGCGCGAAGGGCCGCTGCCGGTGCAGATCCTGCGCGCCGCGCAGTTCCACGAATTGGTCGAGGTGATGCTCGGCTGGGGGACGCAGGGTGCGGTGGCCCGGCTGCCGAAGATGCGGACCCAGCTGGTCGCCGCCCGCACGGTCGCCGAGGCGCTGGTGGACCTGGCGGTGCGGCCCGCGCCGGCAACCACCGGCGGGCCGCTCCCCGAAATCGCCGGTCCCCAGCCGGAAACCATGGCGGGGGCCGCCGCGCTCCTGGCGGCCGAACGTGGCCTTCGCCTCGAGGTCGAAGAGGTGAGCGATCCGGCCAACCCGGATCGCGAACAGTTCGAGGACGGCTCACTCCTGGCCGCACCGCACGCCACCC from Nocardia goodfellowii carries:
- a CDS encoding SDR family oxidoreductase translates to MSNSKKIAVAGATGRLGRHVVDVLTERGHEVVAFSRADGVDIETGAGLAAALDGVRVVIDAASTPSADKDIATRFFTASARNLHAAGRQAGVEKLVAVSIIGIDDAVGGYNAAKLVHEQVLREGPLPVQILRAAQFHELVEVMLGWGTQGAVARLPKMRTQLVAARTVAEALVDLAVRPAPATTGGPLPEIAGPQPETMAGAAALLAAERGLRLEVEEVSDPANPDREQFEDGSLLAAPHATLGGPTFAEWLVTQ